The window ttAAAGTGACATATGAAACCTAAGAAATATTCAACTAAATCTTAGTCTACCTAAAGTTCATTATTGTAAAAtataacaaattcaaaataatcttCAAATATCATGCACTTCAATATCTTCTGTTAGCCCAATATCCCTAAGATGTCTCATTGGTGattcatcatcactttgtgccttcTCTTCTTGTTTCCTCGAAGCATAATGCCACAACATTAAAGCATATCTCGTGCGAAGAAGATCTGAATCAAAATCAATAGTTGGAACACCGTCAACAATTGAAACATACACATGAATTACTCTTGCCATGTATATTTTGAGAACGCAACACCTatacaacataaaaatataattatatgtcTAAACAGTGCAGCATatgtatttaagaaaataaatcctAAAAGTTACATTACTAGTCAATATCTAAgttatcaatacatcaaaatacaaaaattatcgTCACCTGatgtatgtaaaaaatacatttcaacaaacaagaactacatatcacattcaaaacgtaatgactaccaaatacaacttaacatcgAATAAAATTCTTAGAggtaaacataaaaacacatatctaaactgaatgtattttcagaatacatattagaattatatttcaacaaacacatatgtattttgtgaatacatgaatTGTGCAATTAATTTACAAGAACAGAgtataacaacacatatacaaattatataacaaatgtaTTTTCAGGATACATAATACActtctatataaaaatatatatacgaAAACCTTGCCATTGATTaatacaaatatcttacacaaattTTAGTACCATACCTCCTCCACTTTTTCTTGTTCAGATTCATAATCCGATGCAACGGGACTTGCAATTTTACTACATTCTCctttttcattcaattttctccttttcactggtttttgaaattttatggattttgggGATGAAGATTTTGTCAATGCTCCATAATCTTTTCGGGATTGTTACAGTGCTTCGATCTCAACTGTTCAACGATAACACCTTCGTTAGACAGAATATTAGTAGAAACCCAAGTTAAAATCTTCGTCTTGTGTTAAACCAAGACTAAACGATGGTAGTTCATCGGAAACTAAATTATTCGATTAATTTTCTCTAACTGAACTACTATGATTTACATGTTGAGCCATTATACATTAACTCGTACAATTTCAACagaaaaaaaaacccaaaaagacgAGTTTcgcaaattaattttgaaaaaatggcGACACTAAAACACCTTAACagaaattaaatggaaaaaaaataacatgcattaactAAATAAAAACTTGCCTTAAAAAGTGGAGATGATCTTTATCAAGATGTGGAATTTCATGCGGAATTTGggggaatttgaaaaaaaaaaaggaagtttGGGGGAAGTGAAATAGgtaaagtagagtaaaaataggGAATTGAAAATAAGAGAGTAGATTTCACGTGCTTTtaagaaaaaaggataaaatattgttagttttgttattagttgtatTTTTGTCAAACTATTGTTATTTCTTGTAATTAATATCTTAAGGttgctagtttatgtaatttttaattatacgAAGAAATGTTTTGGTTACATGAGAACACGAATTGTGGTGGAGCAGTAAGTACTAATTTATTCGTAATCAGAAATTTTGGGTTCGAATCCTCTTGGGTACGGAATTCCCTTTGTTCAAGAGCGTTCTACCCCGATATGGGACTTCTCAatggagattcagatttagtcGAGCTCCAACGAGGATACATGTTTGACTTTTTTACGTTTTCATGTGAAGGAACTTCCATACTCAAAGGAAAATTTCAGTTGTATATGCATATACAATAATTTTACAATTGCTATACAATGAATATACACTTTGACTATCAAGTTGTTACGTATCGCTAGGTAGCGGAATTTCTTTAGTCGATTGACTGAAAAGAGAAATACGACAGATAATTTGCGATAACGGAATATTAGTCTAATTTTGAAGTACTAGACTACATTTATTGTGAAACATGAGGGACCATTTAAAATTTTAGGCACAAAGATTGGGACCAAATTAGAGCAATCATGATTTTCATTTTATCTACCAACTGCTTAGTtgggaaaaaaaaaacattccaAATGTTGTACAAATATAATTACTAATCATATAAAAAAGATGCTttgtcacttttttctttttgtataataAAAAGATTGATTAGTTTATCGCATTCATTTATAAAAACAATATTTAGAATAAAAGATCGTATATGCTGtcgaaatattaaaaatagtacgtatatatcctttattatatttttgggtTATTTGTATCCTTGCCATCTAACTTTTGACAAGTATATACAGCTAAACTAGTGAAAATGATAGGTTTTACCTATACATCATTCTGCTAGACGGCCCGCGCCACTTGTCCTCATCCGAAAGGAATAAACCCATTTTCCCTTAGCAATTTATCTCTAATTTGCTTCCATTtgcaggccaaatcggtgtgctatagtccacttAACTGAGGGTGAGCCCNNNNNNNNNNNNNNNNNNNNNNNNNNNNNNNNNNNNNNNNNNNNNNNNNNNNNNNNNNNNNNNNNNNNNNNNNNNNNNNNNNNNNNNNNNNNNNNNNNNNNNNNNNNNNNNNNNNNNNNNNNNNNNNNNNNNNNNNNNNNNNNNNNNNNNNNNNNNNNNNNNNNNNNNNNNNNNNNNNNNNNNNNNNNNNNNNNNNNNNNNNNNNNNNNNNNNNNNNNNNNNNNNNNNNNNNNNNNNNNNNNNNNNNNNNNNNNNNNNNNNNNNNNNNNNNNNNNNNNNNNNNNNNNNNNNNNNNNNNNNNNNNNNNNNNNNNNNNNNNNNNNNNNNNNNNNNNNNNNNNNNNNNNNNNNNNNNNNNNNNNNNNNNNNNNNNNNNNNNNNNNNNNNNNNNNNNNNNNNNNNNNNNNNNNNNNNNNNNNNNNNNNNNNNNNNNNNNNNNNNNNNNNNNNNNNNNNNNNNNNNNNNNNNNNNNNNNNNNNNNNNNNNNNNNNNNNNNNNNNNNNNNNNNNNNNNNNNNNNNNNNNNNNNNNNNNNNNNNNNNNNNNNNNNNNNNNNNNNNNNNNNNNNNNNNNNNNNNNNNNNNNNNNNNNNNNNNNNNNNNNNNNNNNNNNNNNNNNNNNNNNNNNNNNNNNNNNNNNNNNNNNNNNNNNNNNNNNNNNNNNNNNNNNNNNNNNNNNNNNNNNNNNNNNNNNNNNNNNNNNNNNNNNNNNNNNNNNNNNNNNNNNNNNNNNNNNNNNNNNNNNNNNNNNNNNNNNNNNNNNNNNNNNNNNNNNNNNNNNNNNNNNNNNNNNNNNNNNNNNNNNNNNNNNNNNNNNNNNNNNNNNNNNNNNNNNNNNNNNNNNNNNNNNNNNNNNNNNNNNNNNNNNNNNNNNNNNNNNNNNNNNNNNNNNNNNNNNNNNNNNNNNNNNNNNNNNNNNNNNNNNNNNNNNNNNNNNNNNNNNNNNNNNNNNNNNNNNNNNNNNNNNNNNNNNNNNNNNNNNNNNNNNNNNNNNNNNNNNNNNNNNNNNNNNNNNNNNNNNNNNNNNNNNNNNNNNNNNNNNNNNNNNNNNNNNNNNNNNNNNNNNNNNNNNNNNNNNNNNNNNNNNNNNNNNNNNNNNNNNNNNNNNNNNNNNNNNNNNNNNNNNNNNNNNNNNNNNNNNNNNNNNNNNNNNNNNNNNNNNNNNNNNNNNNNNNNNNNNNNNNNNNNNNNNNNNNNNNNNNNNNNNNNNNNNNNNNNNNNNNNNNNNNNNNNNNNNNNNNNNNNNNNNNNNNNNNNNNNNNNNNNNNNNNNNNNNNNNNNNNNNNNNNNNNNNNNNNNNNNNNNNNNNNNNNNNNNNNNNNNNNNNNNNNNNNNNNNNNNNNNNNNNNNNNNNNNNNNNNNNNNNNNNNNNNNNNNNNNNNNNNNNNNNNNNNNNNNNNNNNNNNNNNNNNNNNNNNNNNNNNNNNNNNNNNNNNNNNNNNNNNNNNNNNNNNNNNNNNNNNNNNNNNNNNNNNNNNNNNNNNNNNNNNNNNNNNNNNNNNNNNNNNNNNNNNNNNNNNNNNNNNNNNNNNNNNNNNNNNNNNNNNNNNNNNNNNNNNNNNNNNNNNNNNNNNNNNNNNNNNNNNNNNNNNNNNNNNNNNNNNNNNNNNNNNNNNNNNNNNNNNNNNNNNNNNNNNNNNNNNNNNNNNNNNNNNNNNNNNNNNNNNNNNNNNNNNNNNNNNNNNNNNNNNNNNNNNNNNNNNNNNNNNNNNNNNNNNNNNNNNNNNNNNNNNNNNNNNNNNNNNNNNNNNNNNNNNNNNNNNNNNNNNNNNNNNNNNNNNNNNNNNNNNNNNNNNNNNNNNNNNNNNNNNNNNNNNNNNNNNNNNNNNNNNNNNNNNNNNNNNNNNNNNNNNNNNNNNNNNNNNNNNNNNNNNNNNNNNNNNNNNNNNNNNNNNNNNNNNNNNNNNNNNNNNNNNNNNNNNNNNNNNNNNNNNNNNNNNNNNNNNNNNNNNNNNNNNNNNNNNNNNNNNNNNNNNNNNNNNNNNNNNNNNNNNNNNNNNNNNNNNNNNNNNNNNNNNNNNNNNNNNNNNNNNNNNNNNNNNNNNNNNNNNNNNNNNNNNNNNNNNNNNNNNNNNNNNNNNNNNNNNNNNNNNNNNNNNNNNNNNNNNNNNNNNNNNNNNNNNNNNNNNNNNNNNNNNNNNNNNNNNNNNNNNNNNNNNNNNNNNNNNNNNNNNNNNNNNNNNNNNNNNNNNNNNNNNNNNNNNNNNNNNNNNNNNNNNNNNNNNNNNNNNNNNNNNNNNNNNNNNNNNNNNNNNNNNNNNNNNNNNNNNNNNNNNNNNNNNNNNNNNNNNNNNNNNNNNNNNNNNNNNNNNNNNNNNNNNNNNNNNNNNNNNNNNNNNNNNNNNNNNNNNNNNNNNNNNNNNNNNNNNNNNNNNNNNNNNNNNNNNNNNNNNNNNNNNNNNNNNNNNNNNNNNNNNNNNNNNNNNNNNNNNNNNNNNNNNNNNNNNNNNNNNNNNNNNNNNNNNNNNNNNNNNNNNNNNNNNNNNNNNNNNNNNNNNNNNNNNNNNNNNNNNNNNNNNNNNNNNNNNNNNNNNNNNNNNNNNNNNNNNNNNNNNNNNNNNNNNNNNNNNNNNNNNNNNNNNNNNNNNNNNNNNNNNNNNNNNNNNNNNNNNNNNNNNNNNNNNNNNNNNNNNNNNNNNNNNNNNNNNNNNNNNNNNNNNNNNNNNNNNNNNNNNNNNNNNNNNNNNNNNNNNNNNNNNNNNNNNNNNNNNNNNNNNNNNNNNNNNNNNNNNNNNNNNNNNNNNNNNNNNNNNNNNNNNNNNNNNNNNNNNNNNNNNNNNNNNNNNNNNNNNNNNNNNNNNNNNNNNNNNNNNNNNNNNNNNNNNNNNNNNNNNNNNNNNNNNNNNNNNNNNNNNNNNNNNNNNNNNNNNNNNNNNNNNNNNNNNNNNNNNNNNNNNNNNNNNNNNNNNNNNNNNNNNNNNNNNNNNNNNNNNNNNNNNNNNNNNNNNNNNNNNNNNNNNNNNNNNNNNNNNNNNNNNNNNNNNNNNNNNNNNNNNNNNNNNNCGATCATAGAACATTTCTTTAGGATGAGCACTCGCAGACGAAACTTGCTTACAACTCCGGCCGGCCGTGGAACAATTCCCTTTTATGTCAGGAAAAAAATTGCTAAGGAAAAATGGGTTAGTTTCTTACAAATGAGAACACGTGGCGCGCATTGAAGGATATATCCGTACTATTTTCAATAGTTCGAGGATATATACGTACCAAAAGTTAGACGACAAGGGTACAAATAACCCAAAAAGTATAACATATAAACTAGTACTAACAAATTTCATCCACTACTAGAGAAAAAACATAATTTACAATGTAATGCCTCATTTTTTTTGGGCATAAACTTGAACAATATCAACTTAGTCTCATTTCAATCaacaaaatcatgaatcataTGACCACCAAACTGCTGTCGAAGTCGATGTTCGTGTAGTTGTAACTGCTGTTGTTGTTGCGTAGCCTCTGCGTTTTGCCTTAGTCCCAATGTCAATGACACAGGTCCGATATTACCTCCGATTTCAAGTGCATTTCTTTGGTAAGGTACAAATCCCATCAACGATCCATCTATGCTTGCTGCTGCTGCAGGAGGGATATTGTGACACTCTATCCTCGAACGCTTCTCTTGATTCCTCCACGTATGATCATTACTACCATCAAATCGCTCCGAGGGTCCAATACCTTGCTTATCTGACATCAAGTCGTTCATGCTGTGTACGTTACTCAAATGTTGATGACCGCAGTTTACATGGTTGGTTCGGTCTGTCATGAGCTTGTTCACATCAGATTTTCTGATACTGGTACCGATTTGATCTCCTCCCGGTCCTCCTCTAGTCTCCAGCATATGTATTTCTTCAACCATCGGTTTCCATACACGAACACGTGCATTGATGAACCAGTTAGAAACCTGTGTTAAACATATCGCGAACATTCATGTGTGTGTAAAGACATAAAGTTAGAGCGAAAAGAATCGCGTTATCTTTACCTGGTTTCGAGTTAAGCCAGTTTGAGAAGCCAACATGTGTTTATCGGTATCTGTAGGATACCTACACGAAAAGTAAAGTTACATTATTACATGGAGTAGTTAAACGATATGTATAGTAAGTTGAAAATGGAAAGATAGGAAACTTTACGGGTGAAGGAAGTGATCGAAAAGCCAAGCTCTAAGAATAGCGACAGCGCGTTCTGGTAAGCCACGTTGTGGCCTCCAAACATGTTGTTGTGCCTCGAAAAATCCAACCCCggctccacccccacccccacccccactttTCTGTTTGTGTAACGATGTTTGGTCAACGTTCAACCTTGACGAATTTCCATCGCCTTTGTTACTCATACCAGATGCAGGGGAAGGCAAGTCTTCGCCCAACGCTTGCCTTATGCTTTTGAGGTGATCCATGATCGCGTTTCTCAGTGATTTAAAATGTTGCGAGACTGTTTTGAGAGCTAGGGAAATGTACGGGGTCGCTGCACTTAGACCAGCCACGGTTTCAAAGGACGATACAACCATTTGCATTTGCTGATGATACTGTTTGTACCTTTTACAAATCTGTCACACAATACATTTTCAAGTCATACGAGTTCAATACCGATGATTTGACATCAAATCGCGCTAGGTAAAACGCGTAATATTTTTAAGTATAATGTTGGTAACATGTACAGTAGAATGTTGCTTTCCAACCATTGACAACCACAAAGTAAAGTTTCTTTAAATGATGAGATTCTGTAACTTTAATAAAGTCAGTTAACAGAAACatcatttgattgaaaatcattgTACTTTTTTCTATAACGTTCATGCATGATGGAGAAAGTCGAGCATGTTAGAGGCAGGAAAATCATAAATGGACTAGCAAAGAAGAAAGAATCGAGTTCAAAAATTCGACTGTATATGTCCTACAACAACAAAAGCAACCAACAGTCTGCATATCTGTTAGAACTAGTATGATAAGTTAGCTCAGGAAAACGTTAAGATTTATGAAACTATAGCAGAGAAATCACAAGAAATCGATAACTAACAGATAGTAACTTTGCGATACTTTGAAAGAGTAAAACCAACCGCGCAATATCTAAGAGATAACTACTTCaaacaaaattcacatttcatCATACTTCTTAACCGGCTTTTTCATACCGGGAACTCCCTATGGACCTTTCTCAGCGATCTAAAAACATCGCAGATAACAGATAACAATACCGCAAGTAGTAAAAAAAACTCTACAAGACATGGtgttcaagtataaaacaagatagaaatgaaaaaaaaggagTATTCTTGAGCTATGTTACTCGGACTCTTTAAAAATGGCAACAGGTGTAACGGATAATTAATGCATTAATCGATCATGTGAATAAAATACAACACAGGGTGTTATTTTGGGGGGATGAGTACTCGAGCtttgttgctcggactctttaaAAATGGCGACAGGTGCATGTCGGATTCtgcaaaagtagtgtatttttgaagaatgtCACATCGGTGTGGCATCATTTAtggagagtccaagcaacatagctcTTGAGAATATTATCTTAATCTTATTTCAAAGTTCATGCAACAATAGGACgatttgaaattttcatatcATGGTAGATAAAATTAGTCTTTCTcgaactctccaaaaatgttgccgcacccatGTCCGATCCAACAAAactgcactacttttgaaggattcAACACGCACCCGATGAcaattttgaagagtccgagcaacataggctAAAAGTATGGCTGTAAGTACTAAAACATTAATCTTATAACTAAGTTAAATTAAGCTAAACAACAACATATACAATGTAATCTCACATGTAGAGACTTGGGAGGGTGTGTACgcaaccttacccctaccttctACCATGTAAGGGTGGGGAGACCGTTTCAGAAAGACTCTCAACTCAAGTGAAGCAAACTAAGTACCGTGAAGGAAAATGAACGATTTAACAAACCTCTTCCTGCATAAATATCAGCTTCGCTTTCTTTTGCAAGTACTCAGGGCGCACGTTGGATTCATTCAAGCCACTCGAATCACCACCGATACCACCACCTCCTGATGAAGACTCAGGACCAGCATAACCTTCACTAGAAACCCTAAAACCATCACGATACTTTTTCGTGTAACTTGAACATCTAATCGAGCTTGATGAACCTGCTGCAAGATCACAAAGTTCATCCAACAATTGTTGTGCAGGCCTAAGAAACTTCGAGCTTTTCAGTATCGTTGCATAGCCAGTAAAAGGACCAAGTGGCACTGCACTACGATGTGCAATCGCGAAATTGTCAGGTACTATTGATGCATTGTTCCTCTTATCCATCTGCATTGCATTCGCTCTTGATTGTGGAACCGGTGAAAGTGAAAGAACCAAGCCCTGAGCACTCGTGTTATCAGGACCTTTCGCGCTAGCATTAGTCCCAAATTCACAACTTTTATGATACAATAGCCGCGATTGATCAATATAACTCCTATTCTCATTCCACAAACCAACACGGCCTGTTTCAACGCCTTGATTTCCCCCCGTAGCAGAAGTAACAACTTCTTGAAGTGTGTCGTGATAAAGTACTGAAGTACTAGACCCAAACTCAACATTACTAGTAGTCGATAAGTTAGTAGTTACACCTGGTACTGACTGCTGCATATCGGTATAACCACTATAGAAACTCGGTTTCACATCAACATTACTATTCAAGTTCAACGATCCACTCGATAACACACCTCCTCCTCCAACAAACATTGGACTCAAATTATTCTCAATACCAACATTATTCCAACCACAACTAGTACTATGTTGCTGCATACCAACATTATGTTGTGTAACATCAGTACTTGTTGTCGCGAAATTAATCATTTCAGATGATGACAGTACTAACGATGGATCATACGAAATATGTCTATACTGATATGGCTGATGAAGTATATCCATCTCCTCCGAATTAGTAACTCTCAACCTTTCTCTCCGGCTTTGTTGCGCTACATGAAATTCAGATGTTTGATCACTCATCTCCGAGACGCAGAATCAAAAAACGCGTAAATTATTTTCAACGTTTTATACAATCATACAACTACCTGCATggtacaaaaaattcaaacaacgaTGAAATAAGAACAAGCAACATGAAATAGCACAAAACAAACAAGCAAGCCCATGTGGGCTAGTATAGTAACATAGACAAGCAAATAGGGAAAAACAATAAATGAGAAGTTAATATATAACTGTTGAGACACAAAATATAGTtgaaagaatttaagaaaaaaaaaaacatagggACAAAAAGAGTAGTACACACAAAATTAAGTCTAAACAATTTTACTGTTAAATATATTGTAGACATAAATGTTCCTAGAAATTAGCCTTATAGGCCaaacaataatatttttacattaCAAGATTTAAATAGTGATCAAaagatatgaaattcaaaaaaaaaaaaaaaacgaaatgCTTTAGCTATGTTTTTGACCCTTCACTCGAAGATTTACCATAAGAAACTTTCATTAAAGAAGTTGCAAACAAGTAAAAGACAAACCCTAATTCTCATGAAGAACAAATTAATCACCTAATTAACTTGTAagtcttattttcattattattataaattatacatTTCATGAAAATTTACATGTAGAGATATCTTTTTTCGAGTGATCTGATAATGtaaaatattcatatatataacttaaactcGTTTAAAATATATGTCTAGCTAAATATAGGCTGAAACCAACTTTCATGAATGTGCTTAAACATATAATTTTTACCAACAGTTCAaaactttagaaagaaaaatgaaagcagTAACTACTACAAAGTTAAgcaaattgatataaaaaaaaaaaagcaacattTTCATAGCAGTAgtagtaacaataataaaaataataataataataggtttGAAGGGACAACAAGTTAAGTAACAACAAGAACATACGCAAGTGAAGTACGAGGAGCGTAGAATATACGCAAACCTTATTACTAATTCGAAGAGGTAAGACCTTCGGCTTAAGTGAAGCAAATAAGTTTATTACAA of the Capsicum annuum cultivar UCD-10X-F1 chromosome 11, UCD10Xv1.1, whole genome shotgun sequence genome contains:
- the LOC107848538 gene encoding BEL1-like homeodomain protein 8; translated protein: MSDQTSEFHVAQQSRRERLRVTNSEEMDILHQPYQYRHISYDPSLVLSSSEMINFATTSTDVTQHNVGMQQHSTSCGWNNVGIENNLSPMFVGGGGVLSSGSLNLNSNVDVKPSFYSGYTDMQQSVPGVTTNLSTTSNVEFGSSTSVLYHDTLQEVVTSATGGNQGVETGRVGLWNENRSYIDQSRLLYHKSCEFGTNASAKGPDNTSAQGLVLSLSPVPQSRANAMQMDKRNNASIVPDNFAIAHRSAVPLGPFTGYATILKSSKFLRPAQQLLDELCDLAAGSSSSIRCSSYTKKYRDGFRVSSEGYAGPESSSGGGGIGGDSSGLNESNVRPEYLQKKAKLIFMQEEICKRYKQYHQQMQMVVSSFETVAGLSAATPYISLALKTVSQHFKSLRNAIMDHLKSIRQALGEDLPSPASGMSNKGDGNSSRLNVDQTSLHKQKSGGGGGGGAGVGFFEAQQHVWRPQRGLPERAVAILRAWLFDHFLHPYPTDTDKHMLASQTGLTRNQVSNWFINARVRVWKPMVEEIHMLETRGGPGGDQIGTSIRKSDVNKLMTDRTNHVNCGHQHLSNVHSMNDLMSDKQGIGPSERFDGSNDHTWRNQEKRSRIECHNIPPAAAASIDGSLMGFVPYQRNALEIGGNIGPVSLTLGLRQNAEATQQQQQLQLHEHRLRQQFGGHMIHDFVD